One Magnolia sinica isolate HGM2019 chromosome 2, MsV1, whole genome shotgun sequence genomic window, GCTCTTAAATCAAAGCCCATCCCAGTTTGGTTATTAAACGGATTTAAATTTTACACCCAACCCTGGCCCTCGGGCCGAGTATTCCAGCGccacccagcccattgacagccctaagacTGTAAACTAAAGAGGAACAGCCCGAATACGATGTCCTTTATCCTCGGCTCGTTTAACTTTCAAGAAAGCGCTGCCGAGTGAAGGGATTGAACAAAAAGAGCAATGCCGCAAGATAGCCACAATGACTACTCATTTCAATCCCTTGATGCACGAGCCCGAAGCGCTCGTGTACCTTATCAAGAAATGCAGGTTCCTTAGGAAGCCGAAGCCCATCCAGGCCCACATGGTCCGGACTGGTCTGGACCATGACCCCTTCCTCACAAGCAAGCTCATCGAGGCCACGGCTATCACCCTAACCGGCCACGtgtcccatgcccagctcatcTTCTCCAGGGCCCACCAACTAAACACCTTCATGTGGAACACCATGATCAGGGGCCACTCTCTCACCGATGCTCCACTtaaactccctctctctctaccaGCGAATGCACACCAGTGGGGCTCAAATCAACAGCTACACGCTCGCGTTTGTGCTCAAAGCGTTCTGCCGCTTGCTGAGGCTGGAAGAAGGGAGGCAGATCCACGGGCAGATCACGAAGATGGGCCACGATTCCGAAGTGCCCATGATCAACGGCCTGATTTCGGTTGTACGGGAGCTACGGGCACGTCGATTCTGCAAGGCAGGTGTTTGATGTAATGGCTGAGAGAGATTCCAATTCCTGGAGCGTCATGATTGCTGGGTACGCGCAgaatggtggcccacatgaggcgCTTGCTCTTTTTAGGGAAATGCAGATCTCAGACGTTGATATTCATGGGTTCACCCTGGCCAGCATTGTGGGCGTTTGTGGGGAGTTGGGGGCCTTGGACTTGGGCAAATGGGCGCATTCTTACATTGATAGGAAGGGTGTGGAAATAGATGTTGTTTTGGGGAATTCTCTGGTGGACATGTACGCGAAATGTGGGTTGTTGGATGAGGCCCATACAAGTTTTCAACGGATGGATGAGAAAGAtgtttttgtgtggtccaccatgattggAGGGTATGCCATACATGGGTATGGTGAGAAAGCTCTGCAAGTGTTTGCAGACATGATAAGTGCCAACGTGAGGCCCACTTGTGTCACGTTCACCAGCATGTTGTATGCATGCAGCCACTCAGGGCTGATTGACGAGGGCTGCCGATGCTTTGACAGCATGCGGTCCGAGTACGGGATCGAGCCCCAGATCGAGCACTATGGTTGCATGATCGATCTCTTCTGCCAGGCGGGCTGCATCAACGAAGCGCATGACTTCATTTCAAGCATGTCGATTGAGCCAAACGTGGTGCTGTGGCGGACATTGCTTAGTGCTTGCAAGGCCAGTGGCCATGCAAAGCTTGGAGCTTGCATAAGCAGGAAGCTGCTTGAGCTTAATCCTAAGAGTGGCCTGGAGCTTGCATGAGCAGGAAGCTGCTTGAGCTTGATCCTAAGAGTGGGGAGAATTACGTGATGGTCTAACGTATATGCTTCGCCTGGGAGATGGTCTAATGTAAGTAAGATTAGGACTTTGATGAAGAATAGGAAGGTGAAGAGAAGGCATGCTTGGAGCTCCATAGAGGTGAATTTCACCATCCACGAATTTGTGATAGGAGACCACTCGCACCCAGAAAGCGATGAGATATATAGGATGGTGGATAGGATGGCCAGGAGGTTGAGAGAGGCAGGCCACGTCGCAGCTACTACCGATGTGTTGCATGACATTGATGAAGAGGAGAAGGAACATGCACTAGGTCTCCACCATTGCATATGGGCTTCTTCGGATGTGCAAAGGATCACCCATTCGGGTTGTGAAGAATGTTCGAGTGTGCAGCACCATTCAGTGACGAAGATAATCTCCAGCATTTACGAGAGAGATCATCGTCAGGGACCGAGTTCGGTTCCACCACTTCAAAGATGGGAAGTGTTCCTGTGCTGATCACTGGTGAAACTTTTTTCAGTGTTTTGCTACAGCAGTACAGCTATAGTTGCATGGTATGAGAAATGATGTGATCCATGTTCATGTGATTCGAAGCTCACACGTGCAAGTCCGATGCGAGCGCTTGGAACATCAAGATGATAAATGTGCTATCATCTCCCAAGCAAGAGTACCTGGAAGCCAATGCGATTGAGTTTGAATGTGAGAACCGTTTGAGCATTTTACCCAAATTAGAGTTGCCTATGAATGCAGCCAATGATAATTTTGTTCATTCTCACCCACCGCGAATCTTGTTTTGGGGTAAGCCCTATTTGGATTAGTGGATTCCAAAAAGTAAATTATAAAGGTAAATTTCACACCTGAAAATATTAGGAAAATTtgcagatttttttaaaaaggttgttTGTTTGAATTTCCATTACCATTATACATCTTTAATAACATGTAAGATAGTCAGTAGGTAAAGGTTGAAACCTATTTAAAAAGTGTGGAGACGAAGATAATCACACTTCTGCAAGAAAATGGAAAAATCCCCTGTTTAGGAAACAGGGTAAATGGTCCGATGTGAAGATGTTTTCATCGAAATTGAGATATTGGTCAAACACACCCACCGGTATAAAAGTAAATCAGTGGCTTTGTATGaaactcaatttttattttttatttttaattgttttttattattgttattattttttatttacttcTTAAACAAAACTAAACAGTTATGGAAGCATGGAATTCCAACCCAATATCAGACTATTGCTCTACTAGTACTATTAGCTTATCCGAAGCTTATCCGAACACATCAGAAAtctttcaagtgttactatcactTTATCATAGAGCTATAGATTAGATAACACTCCCATAGTAGTCATGATTGCTGAACGTTTTGCTAATCACAACTCTACTGGCTTGAATCCGAGCTCGATAGATTTTTTCACAGCATCCAACACTAGCTGGGTCCTTCTACTAATCTGAGGCCATTCAGGATCTGGGCCACACCTGAAATCTCTGATGCTCATCACCAACCTAGCGAATTCTTGAACCATGAGAGCTTCTTGGGGAAGTGGCGATGCCACCCGAACCTCCTCGGGCTTGTTTGTCCACCCCAGGTGGAGCTCTGAGAAATCTGCACCAGATGTGAGGGAGAAAAAAGCGGACGTCTCCTCATAAGGAATGATGAAGTCCCACAGGCGCAGGGATCCAACATTGCCGTAGAGATTGAGGTCCATCGATTCATGGGCGAGGAAGGAACAATGGAAAGTTGCCACCTTGTTATCCTCCCATCGGAGGGAGGACCCACATGATAAGATGACCCCACGTTGGTTGAAATCGACCGCTGGGAAAGCAGCTACAATTTTGGGTAACTGGTAGTCAGTGGCCCACAAGATAGCTCGAATGCAATACCAGCCAGCATCTCCAAGAGCACCAAGAGCATCCATGTCTGGCTTTACCCGTATGTCATTCTCAAGGAATTCTTTGGCTGCTGCATATGTGGATGTGCTATGGATCTGGTTTAAGATGGGAGGTTAGATTATGATATATGGTTtgcttaaaattttcaaatggagCGGTAAAGCCCCACTGAAAAAGGAAGGGTCCATTGTTATATTTAGAAGTCAGGCAGGGCTTGGGTCCGGATCTAATTTCAGGACCCATTTAGAAATAAGCTAGGCCTTGGGTCCATCATTTGGACCTGTCAAAAATAAAAGGGCACCAGTTGGATGCGAAGTAGATCCACCAACTTGGACCCTGTTATATTCAGATCAGGTCACCTaaatttaatattaaaatataaattttgaatgaTTTCGGAAACCGATTGTTGTTTGCTAGGCCACATGCATGCCAGAGAGCCCATTTGGACACCACGAGTTTCAAAGCGGTCACATGTGTGAaatttaatccatccattaggcgGCCCTGGCCATGCAAATGCCCTCATTTGTCCCAGATCCAAAACCTAATGGGCTATCTCGTGGGATATCAAACGCGGTCCAATCTAATGCAACCCAATGGGCTATCTGGCCGGATATCAAACCTGGTCCAATCTAATGTAATTTTAATCTCTTAAATCCCAATTCACACCTGGCaaaccttttttttaattttaatatttgaaaagtatatttttaaattgaaatttttgcttttaataaaaatttcaattaaGAATTATctctattattattgttatttaatTGTAAGTTATCCCTGACTTTATTACGATGCATATGTAAGAGAGTGCAATGTAATCTCTATGGTAAAAAGAAATAATAACAATTCTTCTTCCTAATCTTCTCTATTTCCATTCTCAATTTAcgttttctttcttattctttttttcttcctcACATGTTAAGGCACACATTTGATATTAACGTGTACCAACCCATCATGATTACAATGTAGGAACTTGCTAACCAGCTTGAAATTCAAATCGTAGCCATGGCCAAACTAATTGAGAAACTCtctcaaacaacaacaaaacacCTTTCAAGACCGCCGAGCTTAAGGAACAATAAGCTAttttggttggatttcaaaagagGAACGACTATAATTTTGTAGAGTTGAAGGACACCTTATAGACACTTCTATAACTTAACATCGGCAAGACAACCATGTCATCCCCAAACACTCCATCCACCCCCATTGTTGCCCACACCTTCATCAGTTCTAATCACATCATAACCGGCTCCTTTTCCACTCCACGAACTAAATATATGCGGGGTGTATTTATCCTGCTTCACTGGGGATGATCCACTCAACTGGATTTATCGGACTCAACTTTTCTGTAGGTATGAATCCATGAGCATAAGAAGATTGGATTGACTGCTTCTCACCTTGAAGGTAAAGCCATTCAATCGTATCATTGGATGAAAGATATAATAGCTAGTGACATGGACATAGGACGAGTTCAAATGTGCTATCGCTCACTTCAGTACTACAAAATATATGGTTGTAACAATTTGGATTAGTGTAAGAATATGAAGATGAATTTGAACATCTTATAAACTTCATGATTAAACTACCGGAATCTTTTATGATTTATTGCTTCATCATAGGGATGCATGACGATATCTGAGGCAATGTTAAACTTCTTCATCTGGCATCCTTGTCCAAAGTGATCAAATTGACATGATCGGCGGAAGAAAAAAATCGCCCGAgccaataaatccaaccatttcCACAACTTTTTCTTCCCTCATTTACCGATGCATTGTCTACATCCAAGACATTCATGGATCCTGAAACCATTCCGATCAGTTATAACTGTAATGAACAGTTCCATTGAGGCCACCATTGTAAAATGAAACAACTAATTCTCACAGAAGGAGAGTGGTCAAAAGATGATCCCATGCCCTATGACTTCGGAGGGCATAACATGGGAGAGGGCCGAGTCCCTTTTCTCAATTCCTTAACTTCAAACCTTGAGGACAATATTCTTTTGATGAATGATAGAATAATGTGATTCTTATCTATCAAATCCCATGTGGCAAACCtttttcaaattaaaatatatgattttaataaaaaaaattaattgaatGTTATCGCAATAGTTGTTATTATTTAATTATAGAttattgacgcagggatggacgtgataaggtcgatcaccgtcttcctcaggataattactctgaatctacggagcttctccAGACTCCTCACTGAGATTCCTCGAATTCatgagggaaaatataaataaattctaagaaattcagaaattaattgattgatgataaaaacaagattataaccctttaaatagtgatatcaaatctAAGAACAAGTTTCATAATCGAagttcaactcaaactccctacaaaagtgatttactataaatagtaaacttactatttatactcTCATTATTTCTAGTAGGCTTcatggttttcgaccaaaaataataAGCGTGTCCAATTTGGCTTAACcaagttattctcctaaattttctaagcccttttcacgttgggccctaaagctcaaaggatcaaaagttatgattgacctaaaacttactataaataataaaaacgaaattaaaatgaaCTTTGGACCGTCAATCAagtggaatcttgcaaattccaCATGGGCAGCCCcgcatagcgggttggttggctaaagtagcttttcatatccaaaatcatatattgcacatcaaACAACTCATTCCAGTTTGAAAAATATGCCTAATCTAGTGTTCTGACCATCATAATCACTTCCGTTTTttattgggccttctctggttccATCTTGGTTGTGAAATTGTCcccaacccgctctacatcaattatcCTTAACTTTATTATGATAGTTATATTAGAGAGTGCAATGTAATGTCTATGACTAGATTAAATAACAACAATTCTTTCtattaattttcttcattttccttctcaATTCCCTCTTAATTCACATCTTTTCCCTTATTCGTTTCTTCATCCTCACATATTAGGTGAAGGCACACAACACAGTCCAAACTCAGTACTATTGGAGCTGACCCATAGAGGACACCATTATCAGACACAAAAGATGAAGCAGCCGTTAGATGCTCTTTGTAACACTTATCTTGACCATTGCATCGACTTTTTCTGACCGCCCGATCCCCATAAATTATCCGATCAGTGACTAGGATCAAATGATCTGGTGTATTTTAGGGAGGATCCCAATCCAGAGTATTTCACAGCAGATAAACGGTCCGGATCTATTACGTGTGTGCCACGTGAGgcaaaaatttagaatttattaCCGATCTGAGCTGCCCGAAACGCGTTGTGTCGGAGAGCGCCTCCTTCATCATCTGTGTCCTCGGGTGGTGCATCCACATCGTGCCATCCATGAACTGGACCCCACTCGACCGGCAAGCATCCAATATCAGGTCCAGATCCGCCACGTTCAGGGCCGTCGGCTTCTCCAGCAGCACGTGTTTCTTCCTCTCAGCTGCCGACACCGCCCACCGCACGTGCAGGCTGGTCGGGAGCGGCACGTAAACGGCGTCGACGGACGGATCGTCGAGGACCGCGTCATAGCTACCGTAGATCTTGACGGAGTCCGGAAACCCGTTCTGGGCCGCAAATCGCCTGGCCTTATCGATCGAACGGCTGCCGATGGCGGAGAGGGTGGAGTTGGGAGCGAGAGTTATAGCTCTTGCTACCTTTCTTGCTATCTCGGCGCATCCGATAATCCCGAAACGGATCGGATTTTCTGCCATTGTTTTATGAATAGTGGAAAATATCTGACGTTTTTTTCTCCGGAAATATCCGCGCCAGGGGGCAGATAGCAAGCAAGGGCGACTCTGGGTACGTTGCGCGACGGATAAGTCATGGTTTGTTGCGACTGTACGTTGCACGTAGCTGTAAAGATCGGTGAACATGGACCGTCCAATTTGTGGTAACGTATCATGGATGTCTCGTGATAGTGATACAAAAACCATTCTGATTGAATAATTCCAGCATCTCAGTAATTGACATTTCCAGAGAGAATCTGCAAATAGACTGATAGGAGTAGAATGATGTGTGTGACTTTTACCCATCCGTCCTAAGGCGTGgcaagatggatggtctagattcacCTATCATATAACCAGATCCACGAATAGTTTATTAGGGAGGGAAGGCAATCGGGACGCTAGTTTCCCGTAATTCAATGCTCCTGGGGATCGTCCAAGtgaaattcattccgtccatcagtttagcCCACTCAAGTTAGACTGATGGGCAAGAAAAAAATGCAGATGGAagagttaagtgggccacaccacaagaaacattagtaattgaatgccaaccattgaagCCTTCTTATACGGGTGATCTTATGAACGGCCTCGTTGGCGTATGAACATCAGACCAGGAAAGGCTCGGGTGTCTCCATCCCGACCGTTTCGTGCAGCGCGGGATTGAGTTGtccatctgtctcatttttaagatGAGCGGTGATTTGTGAATGGCCTATCAGGCTTTTGGGCAGGACTTGGGCTGAACTATCAGgcccatggatcttaagaaaaGTTGAGTGGATCTTCTTATGCTCATGGATTCATGGCTACAGAAAAGTTGAGTCCGATAAATCCAGTTGAGTGGATCATCCCCAGTTAAGCAGGATAAATCCACCTGCATGTATTTAGTTCGTGGAGTGGAAAAGGAGCCGGTTATGATGTGATTAGAACTGATGAAGGTGTGGGCAACAATGGGGGTTGATGGAGTGTTTGGGGATGACATGGTTGTCTTGCCAATGTTAAGTTATAAAAGTGTCTATTGTTGTCAGATGCCTTTAATCTGacgttgctcgaccggtcaagtgagccgctcgactagtcaagcactactcgactcaaagtccagcatgttattattttttgtgttcgggccactcgaccagtcgatgggatggctcgaccagtcgaggttacacaaatCCTAcgcagactacgtaaatttgagatggtttccggacttttccagactaggtgtgtaagtggagttttctaaac contains:
- the LOC131232084 gene encoding uncharacterized oxidoreductase At4g09670-like is translated as MAENPIRFGIIGCAEIARKVARAITLAPNSTLSAIGSRSIDKARRFAAQNGFPDSVKIYGSYDAVLDDPSVDAVYVPLPTSLHVRWAVSAAERKKHVLLEKPTALNVADLDLILDACRSSGVQFMDGTMWMHHPRTQMMKEALSDTTRFGQLRSIHSTSTYAAAKEFLENDIRVKPDMDALGALGDAGWYCIRAILWATDYQLPKIVAAFPAVDFNQRGVILSCGSSLRWEDNKVATFHCSFLAHESMDLNLYGNVGSLRLWDFIIPYEETSAFFSLTSGADFSELHLGWTNKPEEVRVASPLPQEALMVQEFARLVMSIRDFRCGPDPEWPQISRRTQLVLDAVKKSIELGFKPVEL
- the LOC131238002 gene encoding putative pentatricopeptide repeat-containing protein At3g49142 — protein: MKNRKVKRRHAWSSIEVNFTIHEFVIGDHSHPESDEIYRMVDRMARRLREAGHVAATTDVLHDIDEEEKEHALGLHHCIWASSDVQRITHSGCEELFCYSSTAIVAWYEK
- the LOC131238001 gene encoding putative pentatricopeptide repeat-containing protein At5g40405: MAERDSNSWSVMIAGYAQNGGPHEALALFREMQISDVDIHGFTLASIVGVCGELGALDLGKWAHSYIDRKGVEIDVVLGNSLVDMYAKCGLLDEAHTSFQRMDEKDVFVWSTMIGGYAIHGYGEKALQVFADMISANVRPTCVTFTSMLYACSHSGLIDEGCRCFDSMRSEYGIEPQIEHYGCMIDLFCQAGCINEAHDFISSMSIEPNVVLWRTLLSACKASGHAKLGACISRKLLELNPKSGLELA